The Methanomassiliicoccales archaeon genome has a window encoding:
- a CDS encoding STT3 domain-containing protein, which yields MEWREEGRAGLVSRNPFRSLSSLKSRFGDSWLGKNWQTVVVLLMIFLIALFMRSYFGYSLSVENGFLVSGGSDSYYHQRVIDHVTSTGTHLVNDPLLNYPMGMRNPRPPLYDWSIAVSGMLISALTGIAIADAVGYSLIFSTAIWGALTVVPVYLIGRTAFGKKAGIIAAFLFAIMPGHITRSVLSFADHDPMVLFFGVCSFYFLLTSLKAIQGDRWVENWRSFKSIRTGIVDYFRKNWVSTIYAALAGISLAAVGMIWTGYAYLLIIILAYFLVQILINRFRNTDSMGVLITIIVTLLVAFAIMAPVYYQMNYWEVWFDVPFYLFAAAAIVGVIFVTTRDYPWTLVLPSFTLLAAISLLVLSVLAPSIFEAIITGQGYFVKSKLYSTISEAQAPSFSDLALSFGAVTFWLSFAGVVIAAIKIRRNVAAYFVFIVIWTTISMFMAVMAARFMFNASPAFAVTSGWVLALIIESVRFSDISRAFSASAGIGFFSLLRRAIKIRHIFAAFFLAFLIVLPNAWGATDAAIPSELKAQYDKQVYDIMPNFAKPSSYDAINGSNWYFGAFTYSMPLPTQYWPAAWSWFRTVDSDVLPASARPAFLSWWDYGFEAIQAGQHPTVADNFQNAYQFAGNFIMSQNETVAVALFVVRILEKTGLENETIAQVLVDHGVDYTKLRDIMVNPDRYVEVVKNHPEIYGPRDADLSPANAKYSAASVELSKAGLENLVKIYNELRQLTGVDISYFAIDSRLFPFTALSANIFYAPAKLADYRIDTISNSPIDFFEIKAIDSEGGIHDLANVTSDMTIVSYQIVYKEMFYNSMLYRAFMGYGPYDIGETSQGLPGLTGTLASYPPMQGWNMTHFRMVYRTAYYNPFPPDQVKNHSNAWRAVSYDEAIELREKIERGELQGTVDASANALLQGVVFLQYYDGAIVDGTVTTNSGLPYPDLWVTVLDEYGIPHQTVKTDADGHYEVIVPFGKVTLVFSYGDLDLRTQIATELSRTTFNVSYDQAMRKKIDADNDGKWDYYLTKNAIVQGSAVKGKVYWDMDGDGAYTSGTDTIIEGARVIVENESRGLRYETISNAVGYGLYGLPPMNSTIYAVLDNHSFGHIQVDLRPMGNITKDIGLKPSSLSGTATSAEGKAASGLSLQIIDTTSGKEIIATTDSNGHFSVGSLLSGHYLLKTRDTSYTVVPDEISLAEGENKTTSLTVYGSMKVSGRVIIGSSVVSNATISFVSETGEFWTKSDSKGIYDVTLPIGNYSVFCLVIQNGETYVSLAALNSSNSAMNYNIRLMPANIIDLHVSDSMGSVSNAEILMRSRANGATLEAVTNATGLAKIIIPQGTYFVYIKGNEKAYWGDIYFDSSRRMNLVLSSAASISGVTWYDANNNAVMDSGEQISGVKLKLQDRNGRVIEATSDSLGGFSFVVPSGNSYDLSISKEGYASNVLSFPLIESSTSIDVKLVPLNRTITGTVYYESTPVAGIAVKFVSSTGSVFTANSGSSGAFSISLQPGDYEVVVDQNVSSGSNATKYQYSSSIDVIIGADPAPLRIDLVKRVRVYGSLYPERTGATKITFSGPEERTITTYKNFDLYLAEGEYSVYALNDQAIADYAFFDRIYIDASASPLNLTTSIAKTVRGSIYFEGSPFSYVVPVTIRNDAGATMRVDSYVTGIFEAILPYGNYTAEVDYHTKTRIGLDMRYVRYTGNTSLVVPSSAVVIVVLERAYDNATLSGSISDSSGSLVPATIDFISMSSTAMSTVTTSEIGSYAVSVAPGNYSVYARQVGGQGVFLGVISVPPQTNKTFNLTLLPGFRFAGETLKGYTPGNATIEITSIDGAKLSAISSPSGSFEIVLPSGRYGVKFTSSGMEKGVLVNYYANTSIDLITDVSRAITMEKIVKRGVDLQWNEAEKTALGAGQTAVYNIRIINKGNVPDTFKLQAQAANWNVVFSQDTVSVDFGYYNSQLVTVCITPSAGVYVSHQPIKITATSTNNASVQDSVSIDAIILPYYSLNLKFDKPYQVNGTPYSYSIKLENNGNDEDTIDITVANRVALAELGWNAELRLGDENPVDNLTVTLLAGKVKYFDLLLTPTRENPNPNIEVIISAESQKAPNAYALLTVKPPLPVVLLPSDGVKIGGENVYFEPAAIPVETIALAGAALAAFVVFILMGIHRGVFRRRKR from the coding sequence ATGGAGTGGCGAGAAGAAGGCAGAGCAGGCCTCGTCTCAAGAAATCCGTTCAGGTCATTGAGTAGTTTGAAATCTCGCTTTGGCGATTCGTGGCTTGGAAAGAACTGGCAGACTGTTGTCGTACTATTGATGATTTTTTTGATCGCCCTTTTCATGCGGAGTTATTTTGGCTACTCTCTTTCCGTCGAAAATGGGTTCCTTGTATCAGGCGGTTCGGACTCGTATTACCATCAAAGAGTAATTGATCATGTCACATCGACAGGTACGCATCTCGTTAACGATCCGCTTCTCAATTATCCGATGGGAATGAGGAATCCACGTCCACCGCTCTACGATTGGTCCATCGCTGTGTCGGGGATGCTCATCTCTGCATTAACTGGTATTGCTATAGCGGATGCAGTTGGGTATTCCCTCATTTTCTCAACGGCGATATGGGGTGCCCTGACTGTTGTGCCTGTCTATTTGATCGGGCGGACGGCTTTCGGTAAGAAGGCGGGGATTATTGCGGCCTTCCTCTTCGCAATTATGCCTGGTCATATTACCCGTAGCGTCCTCTCCTTCGCGGATCACGACCCAATGGTCCTATTCTTTGGGGTATGCTCATTCTACTTTTTGTTGACCTCTCTTAAGGCAATCCAGGGCGATCGGTGGGTTGAAAACTGGAGGAGTTTTAAATCGATTCGCACAGGAATTGTTGATTATTTCCGTAAGAACTGGGTATCAACGATATACGCGGCACTCGCTGGTATCTCACTTGCCGCAGTGGGTATGATCTGGACAGGGTACGCATACCTCCTCATCATAATTCTTGCTTATTTCCTCGTGCAAATTCTGATCAATCGATTTCGGAACACTGATTCTATGGGCGTCTTGATCACCATTATCGTCACTCTTCTTGTAGCCTTTGCCATAATGGCGCCTGTTTATTACCAGATGAATTACTGGGAAGTCTGGTTTGATGTCCCATTTTATCTCTTTGCTGCTGCAGCCATCGTCGGCGTGATTTTCGTCACGACGAGGGACTATCCGTGGACCCTCGTTCTCCCCTCTTTTACACTTCTTGCGGCAATATCACTTCTCGTCTTGTCCGTTTTGGCACCGAGTATTTTCGAGGCGATCATAACGGGCCAGGGATACTTCGTCAAGAGCAAACTTTACTCGACGATTTCTGAAGCGCAGGCACCAAGTTTCTCCGACCTTGCCCTGTCCTTCGGTGCGGTCACCTTCTGGCTATCATTTGCAGGGGTTGTGATTGCCGCGATTAAGATTAGAAGGAACGTCGCGGCATATTTTGTGTTCATCGTTATATGGACTACCATCTCGATGTTTATGGCGGTAATGGCGGCAAGATTCATGTTTAACGCGAGTCCTGCATTCGCAGTCACGAGCGGATGGGTTCTCGCATTGATTATCGAGAGTGTTAGGTTTTCGGACATTTCGCGCGCCTTCTCCGCCAGCGCGGGAATAGGGTTTTTCAGCCTCCTGCGACGGGCGATCAAAATCAGACACATATTTGCGGCATTCTTTCTTGCATTTCTCATTGTCCTTCCAAATGCCTGGGGGGCAACAGACGCAGCAATCCCCTCCGAGCTGAAAGCACAGTACGACAAGCAGGTCTATGACATCATGCCGAACTTTGCTAAACCTTCAAGTTATGATGCAATCAATGGATCAAACTGGTATTTCGGAGCCTTCACATACAGCATGCCACTGCCGACGCAGTATTGGCCTGCAGCATGGAGCTGGTTTAGGACGGTTGATTCAGACGTCCTCCCAGCTTCTGCGAGACCTGCTTTTCTATCGTGGTGGGACTATGGTTTCGAGGCCATCCAGGCGGGACAGCATCCAACCGTTGCTGATAACTTCCAGAACGCTTACCAGTTCGCTGGCAACTTCATCATGTCTCAAAATGAGACGGTTGCGGTCGCGCTTTTCGTTGTTAGAATTCTCGAGAAGACGGGACTTGAAAACGAAACAATCGCTCAAGTGCTCGTCGATCATGGCGTCGACTACACGAAATTGCGGGACATTATGGTGAATCCAGATAGGTATGTTGAAGTGGTCAAGAATCATCCTGAAATCTACGGTCCTAGGGATGCTGATTTGAGTCCCGCTAACGCAAAGTATTCTGCTGCGAGTGTGGAACTTTCAAAGGCTGGCCTTGAGAATCTTGTCAAGATCTATAACGAGCTCCGCCAGTTGACAGGGGTGGACATTTCCTATTTCGCCATTGACAGCAGATTATTCCCGTTCACGGCCCTGAGTGCAAACATTTTCTACGCGCCTGCAAAATTGGCTGATTATAGAATCGACACGATCTCTAATTCCCCGATTGACTTTTTCGAGATTAAGGCGATCGACAGCGAGGGCGGAATCCACGATCTTGCGAACGTCACCTCAGACATGACGATCGTCAGCTACCAGATCGTTTACAAGGAGATGTTCTACAACAGCATGCTTTATCGCGCCTTCATGGGTTATGGACCATATGACATAGGTGAGACGAGCCAGGGATTACCCGGTCTTACCGGCACTTTAGCGAGCTACCCTCCTATGCAGGGCTGGAACATGACACATTTCAGAATGGTCTATCGAACCGCGTATTATAACCCATTCCCTCCAGATCAGGTAAAGAACCATTCCAATGCATGGCGTGCAGTTAGCTACGATGAAGCAATCGAACTCCGTGAGAAAATTGAGCGTGGCGAACTGCAAGGAACGGTGGATGCGAGCGCGAACGCCCTGCTACAGGGTGTTGTGTTTCTCCAGTATTATGATGGAGCCATCGTCGACGGAACGGTGACGACCAACAGCGGGTTGCCATACCCTGACCTCTGGGTCACGGTCCTTGATGAATATGGTATTCCGCATCAGACGGTGAAGACTGATGCGGACGGGCATTACGAGGTTATAGTTCCATTCGGTAAAGTCACACTTGTTTTCTCTTACGGAGATCTTGATTTGAGGACGCAGATTGCAACTGAACTGAGTAGGACGACCTTCAATGTGAGCTACGATCAGGCGATGAGGAAGAAGATCGATGCGGACAATGATGGGAAGTGGGATTACTACCTGACAAAGAATGCGATCGTCCAAGGTAGTGCTGTTAAGGGGAAAGTATACTGGGATATGGATGGCGATGGGGCCTACACTTCTGGAACTGATACGATCATCGAAGGGGCAAGAGTGATCGTTGAAAATGAGAGTAGAGGGCTTCGATACGAAACTATCTCGAATGCGGTTGGCTACGGACTCTACGGCTTGCCACCAATGAACTCGACCATCTATGCTGTACTCGACAACCACTCTTTTGGTCATATCCAGGTAGATCTGCGCCCGATGGGTAATATCACAAAGGATATCGGATTGAAACCATCCTCGCTTAGCGGTACAGCGACTTCTGCCGAGGGTAAGGCGGCATCGGGACTTAGCTTGCAGATTATTGACACAACCAGTGGAAAAGAGATTATTGCAACAACAGATTCAAACGGCCACTTTTCAGTTGGATCTTTGCTTTCAGGTCATTATCTCTTGAAAACGCGCGACACCTCCTATACAGTTGTGCCAGATGAAATAAGTCTTGCAGAAGGCGAAAACAAGACGACCAGTCTCACGGTTTACGGTTCGATGAAAGTTTCGGGTCGCGTTATAATTGGAAGTTCGGTTGTTTCCAATGCAACAATATCATTTGTCTCTGAAACAGGTGAATTCTGGACGAAGAGTGATTCAAAAGGAATTTACGATGTCACGCTGCCGATCGGGAATTACAGCGTGTTCTGTTTAGTAATCCAGAACGGTGAGACATATGTCTCTCTCGCCGCCTTGAATTCTTCCAACTCTGCGATGAATTACAATATCAGGCTCATGCCGGCAAACATCATCGACCTTCATGTCTCTGATTCAATGGGATCTGTGAGTAATGCGGAGATTCTGATGCGATCGAGGGCCAACGGCGCGACTTTAGAGGCAGTAACAAATGCAACTGGTCTGGCGAAGATCATTATCCCTCAGGGCACATACTTTGTCTATATCAAGGGAAACGAAAAGGCATACTGGGGTGACATATATTTCGACTCATCGAGGCGCATGAATCTGGTACTGTCTTCTGCCGCCTCAATTTCTGGTGTGACTTGGTATGACGCAAACAACAATGCAGTCATGGACTCGGGTGAGCAGATCTCGGGAGTGAAATTGAAGTTGCAGGATCGCAACGGCAGGGTGATCGAAGCGACAAGCGACTCACTCGGTGGTTTTTCCTTTGTTGTGCCCTCAGGTAATTCATATGATCTATCAATAAGCAAAGAGGGATACGCGTCCAACGTATTGAGTTTCCCACTTATCGAATCATCGACCTCGATCGATGTGAAACTCGTCCCCCTCAACCGCACAATTACCGGTACCGTTTATTATGAGTCGACACCAGTTGCTGGCATTGCGGTAAAATTTGTTTCTTCCACTGGGAGCGTTTTCACGGCTAATAGCGGCTCATCAGGTGCTTTCTCGATCTCACTCCAACCGGGAGACTACGAGGTGGTTGTCGACCAGAACGTTTCTTCAGGTAGCAATGCAACGAAATACCAGTACAGCTCATCAATAGATGTTATTATAGGCGCCGATCCCGCCCCGTTGCGCATTGACCTTGTGAAGAGGGTGAGAGTTTACGGTTCACTTTATCCCGAAAGAACCGGCGCGACAAAGATAACCTTCAGCGGACCTGAGGAAAGAACGATCACGACATACAAGAATTTTGATCTTTATCTTGCAGAAGGTGAGTATAGTGTCTACGCACTTAACGACCAGGCAATTGCTGATTATGCGTTTTTCGATCGCATCTATATCGATGCATCCGCCTCGCCATTAAATCTCACAACATCTATTGCAAAAACGGTCAGAGGGTCGATATATTTTGAAGGATCGCCCTTCTCTTATGTCGTTCCTGTCACAATCAGAAATGATGCTGGTGCCACGATGAGGGTCGATTCTTATGTTACCGGCATCTTTGAAGCTATATTGCCATATGGAAACTATACAGCGGAGGTCGACTACCACACGAAGACGAGAATCGGCTTAGACATGCGGTATGTACGGTATACTGGTAACACATCATTGGTCGTTCCTTCTTCAGCGGTTGTCATCGTTGTGTTGGAGCGCGCTTATGATAATGCGACCCTTAGTGGATCGATTTCCGATTCAAGCGGATCTTTGGTGCCAGCGACAATAGATTTCATCTCGATGTCTTCCACAGCAATGAGCACTGTAACTACATCTGAGATCGGTTCATACGCAGTATCGGTAGCGCCCGGAAATTACAGCGTTTACGCAAGACAAGTCGGAGGACAGGGCGTATTCCTCGGTGTTATCAGCGTACCGCCGCAAACAAACAAGACGTTTAATCTCACTCTGTTACCTGGATTCCGGTTTGCCGGTGAAACTCTAAAAGGTTATACCCCTGGCAATGCGACGATCGAGATCACATCAATTGATGGAGCAAAATTAAGTGCAATTTCCTCTCCTTCAGGGTCGTTTGAAATTGTCCTCCCATCGGGCAGATATGGTGTGAAGTTCACTTCTTCTGGAATGGAAAAAGGGGTCCTCGTTAATTATTACGCAAACACATCGATCGATTTGATTACTGATGTGAGTCGTGCGATCACAATGGAAAAAATAGTTAAAAGGGGCGTCGACCTCCAGTGGAATGAGGCTGAGAAAACAGCGCTTGGAGCTGGCCAGACAGCCGTTTACAATATTAGGATCATCAACAAAGGAAATGTGCCTGATACCTTCAAACTCCAAGCTCAAGCAGCGAACTGGAACGTGGTGTTTTCTCAGGACACGGTTAGCGTCGACTTCGGCTATTATAACTCTCAGCTGGTCACGGTATGCATCACACCCTCGGCGGGCGTTTACGTCTCGCATCAGCCGATCAAGATCACTGCAACCTCAACTAACAACGCATCAGTACAGGATTCAGTATCAATAGACGCGATCATCCTTCCATACTACAGTCTAAATCTCAAGTTCGACAAGCCCTATCAGGTAAACGGGACGCCGTATTCTTACAGTATAAAACTCGAGAACAACGGAAACGATGAGGACACGATTGACATCACTGTTGCAAATCGAGTTGCGCTCGCTGAGCTGGGTTGGAACGCAGAGCTGAGACTCGGTGACGAAAATCCTGTTGATAATCTTACCGTTACTTTGCTGGCTGGAAAAGTCAAGTATTTCGATCTCCTTCTGACACCAACACGGGAGAACCCCAATCCGAATATTGAGGTCATTATCTCAGCTGAATCTCAGAAAGCCCCAAATGCATATGCATTGCTGACAGTGAAGCCCCCACTACCTGTGGTCCTTTTGCCTTCAGATGGTGTGAAGATCGGCGGGGAAAACGTGTATTTTGAACCAGCAGCGATTCCTGTTGAGACTATCGCTCTTGCAGGTGCTGCTTTGGCGGCATTTGTGGTGTTCATCCTCATGGGTATACATAGGGGGGTGTTCAGACGAAGAAAGCGCTGA